acccagtgagaatgaatggatattggagtcacaggcagcagtgcagagaagaaaaCGAGGAATGGATGAATATTGGGGAGCTCCTTGGAGTTATGTCTTGTTGcttgacttcccctttaagtacagaagCACATACTGCTGGTTGTGAATGTAGCTTTGCCCCTTGCTGGTGTCAAGTAATCTGCTGTACagccattatcattattattatctttattgcCCCTGCCCATGGGAGATAAAGATCTTGTTTTTTCAGGCACAGCCTGTGCtcgtatatactgtacattttattggAACAGCTGTGTGCTTTGTTCTCCTTATCAACCTGGATGGCATCTTCTTATTTCCATTATATACTCCAGCCTAGCTGTCTGCCCTCATTCTGTACTGTAAGGGaagtctaagggaatcaatagggcacctccttcctcccatatgtataaatacaaatatacagagaaggaatgttttgggGACAGAATAAGCTGTACCCTTATACAGTATTGTCTAAgcaaatcaatatggcacctccttcctcccatatgtataaatacaaatatacagagaaggaatgttttggggacagaataagctataccctcatactgtactgtctaaaggaatcaatatggtacctccttcctcccatatgtataaatacaaatatacagagaaggaatgttttggggacagaataagctataccctcatactgtactgtctaaaggaatcaatatggtacctccttcctcccatatgtataaatacaaatatacagagaagggatgttctTGGCACAGAATATGCAATGACTCCCTTTCCTCCTCTAAACAGAGACACTTTCCACTTGCACCTGATAAAAACTACCCGTTGTTCCTTAGATTTATGGATTGAGTTGGGGTCAGAGTTTTATCCATCTTTTTTTGCTCGGAAGGGAGACTTTGTTCTCCAGTGGAAACATGAGCATATGAAGTTGTCATTTAAGATCTATAAAATTGCATTAATGCAGTGAGAATTGTTGGAATGTAAATGAGGCACAGCAGCTCCATGAATATCAATTGCCTGTTTAAGAAGAGGATTAAAATTTGGAGCAATCTATTTTCCTTTTATAGGAATTTCACCATCAAACCTACAGCCCCTCTGCTCCTGTCCGTCCACAGGCCAGGGGTGCTCTGGGCCCTTTATggaattgtcttttttttctttaaactcaTTCTTTGCTGTGACCCTTATTGTTCATACTAGTAGTGTATGTTTTGTAACCCTGAAActttagcagggtgactgttaccccaatgtttctatatatcagtaaccttgttatgagcgaagggggcccagtctgaaggccagttagggagagatttggggtgagtgcttatttgtgctttgggtacccctggaactatagcaggctgactgtttctctatatctgcgcccttgttatgagctaagggggcccaagaATAAGTGCAAAAACGGGCAGCAAATCTCCATCATTTACCAAGTATTGATATAAATGTATTCAGTGTGTTTGCTTAACATGATCTGTACATTGACATTTGAATACTGGGCAATGAGATCTTGAATAAACAGTTCTCCCAATGCAAACGGCACAGGATTGTTTAACGTAACATGAACAAGAAACACGGCCGAAAGGTTCTGTTTAGCTATAAAATGTTACCCAAAAACCCTGGGTTGTGTCCATACGTTTCTCGGCTGGAGGTCGTTCAACCAGAGAATCCAACTGAAAAATGTAATGGAAATGAgccatacatttatttttcaaacaaatcTAATAGTtggcttgtgtattatatagcaaCAGAAGAATTGGTCAAAGAAAGGCTTATTTtgacagttttattttttcaccttgaATTGACAGGCGACATACACCAGCTAAATTATGGATAcaggatctttctggatattggattatatataatcaaacaggCAGTGTGTAATTAGTGAAGCCAGGCTTGAGAATAGAGTCAAGGGAAGCCCAGACGGACAGAGCAGAACACAGGGCTGCAGCTGCACTTTTTGGAAATTCtccaatattatttatatttctgccTGTTTATCTGGCATTATACAGCAGCACAAACACTGCCTGGCATTTCGTGGCACCAGAAGCCAGTGACACAGCCAGATGCAGATTCCCTTAACCACGAGGCAGAGCAAGAACAAATCCAGCCTGATAAAGCAATCTCTTCTGCAATGATGGGTCTTTCTCATGAGTGTTCATATTATATATTGTCTAATGTTCTTTATAAATGTGAAATGATTGACTAGAATTTGTGGCAGCCGTTGGTTTTATTGTGTGATCTATAGAGGAAACGTTAGGCTTATGCAAATGGTGGTTTTCCCCTGGTTTGTGCAAGGATATTGCTGTAAGGTTTATCTGCCTTTTGCAACCCACATTTTTTGatggttgttttgtttttttttcttgaatttcagTTACCTGTGCAGAAGACAACATGGACAGCAACAGCTACATTCAGTTTGATGTGCCGGAGTACAGCAACACTGTTCTGAGCCAACTGAACGAGCTGCGGATGCAAGGGAAACTATGTGACATTGTTGTCCATATTCAGGGCCAGCCGTTCCGAGCACACAAGGCCGTGCTGGCCGCCAGCTCTCCCTACTTCCGAGACCATTCGGCACTAAGTAACATGAGTGGCTTATCTATATCTGTTATCAAGAACCCCAACGTCTTTGAGCAGTTGCTTTCCTTCTGCTACACTGGAAGGATGTCGGTGCAATTAAAGGACGTTGTAAGCTTTCTGACTGCAGCCAGCTTTCTTCAGATGCAGTGCGTCATTGATAAATGCACCCACATACTAGAGACCATTCATTCAAAAATCAGCGTCGTGGAGGTCAACTCTGTACCCGGCGAAGACGGGTTAAACGGTCAGAATGGTGTCAAAGATGACGGCTATTTTGCCAACCCGGTGGAAATATCCCCTCCTTATTGCGGGACAATTCGACAGACTATCATAGGCGGCGATTCCAAGATGGAAGTCATATCAAGTAAGATGCTAAGAAGCCGTTCCCAAGAAGAGGGCCACTCTGATAGAGGAAGCAGCGGTAGTATCTCGGAACATGAGGTTCAGATTGAAGGCGACCCTGACCAAGTAGACATTAGAGATAACCAAATCACTGAGGTTAAAGTAAAAGCTGAGAAATCTGACAGGCCGAGTTGCTCTGATAGCTCTTCTCTTGGCGATGATGGCTACCACACGGAATTGGTTGATGGAGAACAAGTGGTGGCTGTGAATGTAGGTGGCTATGGGTCTGTGTTGCAACACAAATATCCCTATTCACAAGCTGCTTCCCAAACTAGCAACCTGTCAGAGTCCTATGGAAATATAAGTAACTCAAGTCCTTCCAGGTCAATGCTGAACTGTTATCGCGGGGGACGGGCACGGCAGAAGAGAACGTCCAGCGTGCCCGGCGATATACAAAATGTCGTTCAAAGTTCCGAAAATGAAACGGTGGTGAGCACCCCAAGCTACGAGACCAGTCCACGTGAAAGAACTAGCAGAGGCTACTGGCACCCCTACAGCGAAAGACTTATCTGCATCTACTGCGGCAAGACTTTCAACCAAAAGGGAAGCCTCGACCGACACATGCGCCTGCACATGGGAATTACCCCCTTTGTGTGCAAGTACTGCGGGAAGAAATACACACGTAAAGACCAGCTAGAATACCACATACGAGGGCACACAGACGACAAGCCCTTCAAATGCGAGGTGTGCGGCAAATGCTTTCCCTTTCAAGGCACTCTGAATCAACACTTACGGAAAAACCACCCCGCTGTGGCAGAGGTCAAAAGCCGAATTGAGTCGCCCGAGAGAACAGACGTGTACCTGGAGCAGAGTAACGATGCTTCTGAAACAAATATTGACTCAAATGTTGAAATTCATACAGCGTCTACCAGCCCCGAATAACCGTTATGTTGCCACGAGGGGGGCACAGTGTACAAAGCACATACATAACATTAATCAATGCATAGTTTTCCTCTCAGCTTCTTTGGTGATGTCTCTTTCTAACAAAGAGAGCAACTTATCATGATTTTTTGGGGGCAGGGAATGGTTCTTGATAAAATGGAAACTGTATAGGAATTTTGGGAGATACACTAATAATTTAGGTTTCCTTTTAagttttggcctttttttttttttttttttcttttaaattgtcctttttgcttttttaaggAGACAGGGTACTTTTGCACTCCCGAAGAAGcgttaaaaaaaggggggggcggGGTTGGGGAATGTGAAACAATTTGGTGATTTGATACTATTTTaacaaaactcaagttttttgtgAGAAATTCTGTATAATGTACAGCTTGAGGATACCTGTACTGCCAAGGTGAAAATGTTGCCTTTACCAATACAAACACCAGGTTATCAAACCTGCACTTAGTGGTCATGGGGTTGGTGCTTCACCGTTTGACAGGTTTTCTAGCTTCATTGTAAACATATCTGTTAATCTTCCGGTTTTATTTTCAGCAATGAAGAGCTGTGCAAGCTCATATTCAATCTTGAGTAGCTGTTAACTCATTTTAAATCTTGGCGGCCATAATGGTACCCACTGCAGATCTTAAATTCAACGCATAGTTCAGATTCTTCTTGATTTTTGACAGTGAAACCAtggtctgtttttattttatagctcGTCTTCTAGCCTGAGTAGCTGCTGCCTGTTTTAGGATCAGGGGTCATAATGGTGCCCTTTGCATATCTTCATTTTAATGCATGGTACAATTTTGTTGAATTCCGGACAATGAAGACTTGTTCAGCTCTAATTTTGCAACTCTTGCCTGATAAAGGTGTCCTAACTGTGGCCTTGGCAGgtcatcattttgtttttatagctCTTTTGCCCAAAGAAGCTGAAAAAATGGTGGTCAATAGAAATCTCCATGCAGTAATGTTGTAGTGAAAAAGTGAACCGGGTTTGCTTTGGAGTCTGGTTCAGTGCATGGCATCAATTTTAAACGTGAGCAGTAGTCTGCCTTAGTTGCTTCTGTTTAATTGGTTATTTCTTTCTTCTGATTTCTGGTTATTTCTATCCGCTTCACTTTCTACAGTGCTTTGTAATGGTCCTAAAGTGTAAAGGGCTGCGGCAGAGCTAGATTGGGATGACTGCTGCCCTTGCTTGGGCAGTTCCTGTAAGACTGAAACTTATTGGTCTGTAAATTTTAGGCACTGCATACTTTGAGTGATGCACATTTTCCGAAAGCGAACCTTAATACCTCTGCAGCTCTACATACCTGACCCCGATGCCATAACTATACTAGTAGGTAGACATATTGGTTTCTCTCAGTGACGGGAGAGGTAGAAGCTGGAATTTGTGGTGctgatatttaattataatttttatcacAATTTTGTAGGGTTTTCAAGttcattttgtgtgtgtatacattGCATTTTCTTTTAGGCCCATTAGTCGTTTATTTTGTAGGAAAGGCACCATGTACACCCACATGCTTGGGTGCTTCCTATGCATGGTAACACTGCTTAATGGATTGTACTCTAGCACTATGAAGGAAAAGGGAGCTTTCATTTTTACTGTGCTGAGAATACCTCTTAAAGTCTTTAAAATGGCTAAAATATTGTTCCCTTTTCCCCTCGCATTAAAGCCAACAAGACCTCATGAGAAGCTATTTCAAGACTAACTTTAGTTGCATAACCTAAATTTCCTTTAATCCTCTTTATATTTTCTTGTACATAgccacttccttttttttttaaagatagatTCGGTGAACCGAATGTCGGATTTTACACTTTTATTGTGGTACTACTTCTGAATTAGGTCTGTACAATGTATAAATGTGAAACCCAAAGGTATTGGAATTTCTTTCCCTAAATGGACCTCTAGTTTCACGGCAGCCCCACTTGCCGCTGCCATATAGTTCCTTGCTCCCGATGaagtagatttttttaaagaatgacaaTTTTTGTAATTCTTCGAACATTTTTGATAGAGATTTTAGTTTACCAAAGAGGGAGGAGGTTATTTCAGTCATTTGTTTTGGCTTGTCCCACAAGGAGGCAGACAAGATGCATCAGCTTTTCCACTGTCTGTTTACAGTGGGAAAAAAGCCAGTATAGTTTTATATGAAATTATTTGCATGAACGACGCAGCAGATGTTGATATATTGTTTTATCATGCCTTGGCTATTTCTCTTGGACAAAACGTCAATGATTTAGTCTTTGCCGAGTCCCATGTCAGCCActgatttcaaagtttaaatacAAGTTCTTTGTTTGCTGTTGGTGTATCTGGCCTTTATTTATGGGTTTCTGTATTGACCTGCAATTCTAGGAAAATCCAAGCCATAAAATGGTGGGGGCGTCGGTTTTGgcagttcatttatttttaagcgGATCCCGGCTGGAGTGACATTCGTCCTTACAAGGCAGTATGTGATGCATGTAAGGGAGGACTAACCGTAATGTTTTAGGCCACAATTTCTAATCTTGTGCCTTGTAAATGAATATGTATCATATATATCTTAACATTCATACATGGGCAAGAGCTAGGGATTCAGATTTATTGAAACAATGAATGTTGCCTCTTCATGGTTTAGTGCCTCTAATGGTGAGGCAGTGCCTTTCCCAAGTGGGCCATGTACTCCGCTGACTGTTAGATACTTGGGACAGCTGAAACTTACAGCCGACCATCAATGGGTCAGGATCTAGAAAGCTGTTTAATGATGTAATGAAGGTTTGCTGtgataaaaacattcaaatattttaagtCGCTATTGACTTTTTACTTAAATTTAGCAAATACCATCTATACAAGGGTTCTATTGTTCATTTAATCTTGGCACCTTTCCTGCTTAGATTGTATAGATGCTTTGCATCTTCCATCATTTTTCTTGGTCTCCTcacaaagggatcctgtcatcggaaaacgtgtttttttcaaaacgcatcagttaatagtgctactccagcagaattctgcactgaaatccatttctcaaaagagtaaacagatttttt
This Xenopus laevis strain J_2021 chromosome 8S, Xenopus_laevis_v10.1, whole genome shotgun sequence DNA region includes the following protein-coding sequences:
- the zbtb34.S gene encoding zinc finger and BTB domain-containing protein 34, coding for MDSNSYIQFDVPEYSNTVLSQLNELRMQGKLCDIVVHIQGQPFRAHKAVLAASSPYFRDHSALSNMSGLSISVIKNPNVFEQLLSFCYTGRMSVQLKDVVSFLTAASFLQMQCVIDKCTHILETIHSKISVVEVNSVPGEDGLNGQNGVKDDGYFANPVEISPPYCGTIRQTIIGGDSKMEVISSKMLRSRSQEEGHSDRGSSGSISEHEVQIEGDPDQVDIRDNQITEVKVKAEKSDRPSCSDSSSLGDDGYHTELVDGEQVVAVNVGGYGSVLQHKYPYSQAASQTSNLSESYGNISNSSPSRSMLNCYRGGRARQKRTSSVPGDIQNVVQSSENETVVSTPSYETSPRERTSRGYWHPYSERLICIYCGKTFNQKGSLDRHMRLHMGITPFVCKYCGKKYTRKDQLEYHIRGHTDDKPFKCEVCGKCFPFQGTLNQHLRKNHPAVAEVKSRIESPERTDVYLEQSNDASETNIDSNVEIHTASTSPE